Proteins encoded by one window of Tubulanus polymorphus chromosome 7, tnTubPoly1.2, whole genome shotgun sequence:
- the LOC141908794 gene encoding small ribosomal subunit protein mS22-like — protein sequence MSATMKIVNFFRKCEFLQISGRKTRFWNASSSGIHTTTNRKDDSPTEITEQTSVIRDVEGIFLNPRVQEILLKITGIDAHKVNRPRKERLKPPKYELLSDEQLKQVQAEAMKTVVNKLKMPPVMNPRKQIETVLTKNPELEGLDDCKFLFTDISPGHSDRERLIIAREPDGTLRNASWAERQKALQIYFPKHGRKLRTPHMFEEEHLNRILKEERYEYILERALIQFEPDDPHYIHITHKVYDFINDKKHFDHLRSTRHFGCMTLHFTIQKTINNLLVDTLQSDLLDNAADLVRLYTIVHPECATSQTIKDNASMDSLELIKIYAEKDATHHQQGDIELALQSYEEVHPEVSTS from the exons ATGTCAGCCACCATGAAAATTGTGAATTTCTTCAGAAAATGTGAATTTTTGCAAATATCTGGGAGAAAAACTAGATTTTGGAATGCTAGCTCCTCGGGAATACATACTACGACAAACAGAAAAGATGATTCGCCAACTGAAA TAACGGAACAAACAAGCGTCATCAGAGATGTCGAAGGCATTTTTCTCAACCCGCGAGTGCAAGAAATACTACTCAAGATCACCGGTATAGACGCACACAAGGTGAACAGACCTCGCAAAGAAAGGTTGAAACCGCCGAAATATGAACTTCTTTCCGATGAACAATTAAAACAG GTACAAGCAGAAGCGATGAAAACAGTCGTCAACAAGTTAAAGATGCCTCCGGTAATGAACCCGAGAAAACAAATAGAAACAGTTCTGACAAAAAACCCTGAACTCGAAGGATTGGACGACTGTAAATTTTTGTTCACGGACATTTCTCCGGGTCATTCGGATAGG GAACGACTTATAATTGCTCGAGAACCAGATGGAACTTTGCGCAACGCTTCCTGGGCCGAACGGCAAAAAGCTCTGCAAATTTACTTCCCGAAACATGGACGTAAACTCCGCACCCCGCATATGTTTGAAGAGGAACATTTAAAC AGAATACTGAAAGAGGAGCGTTATGAGTACATTCTGGAAAGAGCATTGATCCAGTTTGAACCGGATGATCCGCATTATATTCAT ATTACGCACAAAGTTTACGATTTCATCAATGACAAAAAACATTTCGATCATTTGCGTTCGACGCGGCATTTCGGATGCATGACTCTACACTTCACGATTCAAAAAACAATCAACAACTTACTGGTCGATACATTACAGAGCGATTT ACTAGATAATGCTGCAGATTTAGTGAGATTGTACACGATAGTTCACCCGGAATGTGCTACGTCGCAAACGATCAAAGATAACGCTTCAATGGACTCATTAGAACTTATCAAG ATTTACGCCGAAAAAGACGCCACTCATCATCAACAAGGGGACATCGAACTGGCACTGCAGAGTTACGAGGAAGTACATCCTGAGGTGTCGACTTCGTGA